The following are from one region of the Hymenobacter sp. YIM 151858-1 genome:
- the rsmA gene encoding 16S rRNA (adenine(1518)-N(6)/adenine(1519)-N(6))-dimethyltransferase RsmA — protein sequence MERVTPKKHLGQHFLADLNISRRIAESLQLPDGVRHVLEVGPGMGVLTQFLLERTADYETTVIEIDRESVAYLQQHFPALEGRILSADFLRQDLGQLFPDKPLAVIGNFPYNISSQIYFKVLEHRQQVRECVGMIQKEVAERIAAKPGSKTYGILSVLVQAFYDTEYLFTVGPHVFVPPPKVQSAVLRLTRNQVQQLECDEKLFFQVVKQAFNTRRKTLRNCLKPMGMPAEAMTDAIFDKRAEQLSVQDFIGLTQRVMAARSA from the coding sequence GTGGAACGCGTCACCCCGAAAAAGCACCTAGGCCAGCACTTTCTGGCCGATCTGAACATCTCCCGCCGAATTGCCGAATCGTTGCAGCTGCCTGATGGCGTGCGCCACGTGCTGGAAGTGGGCCCCGGCATGGGCGTGCTGACGCAGTTTTTGCTGGAGCGCACGGCCGACTACGAAACCACGGTAATTGAAATCGACCGCGAATCGGTGGCCTACCTGCAGCAGCACTTTCCGGCGCTGGAGGGGCGCATCCTGTCGGCCGACTTTCTGCGGCAAGACCTAGGCCAACTGTTCCCCGACAAGCCCCTGGCCGTTATCGGCAACTTCCCCTATAACATCAGCTCGCAGATTTACTTTAAGGTGCTGGAGCACCGCCAGCAAGTGCGCGAGTGCGTGGGCATGATTCAGAAGGAAGTAGCCGAACGCATTGCCGCCAAGCCGGGCTCCAAAACGTACGGCATTCTGAGTGTGCTGGTGCAGGCTTTTTACGACACCGAATACCTGTTTACGGTGGGGCCGCACGTGTTTGTGCCGCCGCCCAAGGTGCAAAGCGCGGTGCTGCGCCTCACGCGAAACCAGGTACAGCAGCTTGAGTGCGACGAAAAGCTGTTCTTTCAGGTAGTAAAGCAAGCCTTTAACACCCGTCGCAAAACCCTGCGCAACTGCCTCAAGCCAATGGGTATGCCGGCCGAGGCCATGACGGATGCCATCTTCGACAAGCGGGCCGAGCAGCTGAGCGTGCAGGACTTTATCGGCCTGACGCAGCGCGTAATGGCGGCGCGCAGCGCCTAG
- a CDS encoding YceD family protein, with protein sequence MKKDTQYDLQIAALSEKTHEYVFDLGTDFFEQFDQTLIPDGKLRADVTLDKTAQRIVLDIHIQGTVKLICDRSLDEYDQPIDVTHQLLVRFGDHEAELDEDVLQITPDTQTLPLAQHFFDYIGLAIPMKKLHPRFQDEPDENPDADAKLIYSTGNASDDDDDDEDAGDPRWNALRNLN encoded by the coding sequence GTGAAAAAGGACACGCAATACGATTTGCAAATAGCCGCGCTTAGCGAGAAAACGCACGAGTACGTTTTCGACCTGGGCACGGACTTTTTCGAGCAATTCGACCAGACGCTGATTCCGGACGGCAAGCTGCGGGCCGATGTGACGCTCGATAAAACCGCGCAGCGCATCGTGCTCGATATCCACATCCAAGGCACCGTGAAGCTCATCTGCGACCGGAGCCTCGACGAGTACGATCAGCCCATCGACGTGACGCACCAACTGCTGGTGCGCTTCGGCGACCACGAGGCCGAGCTCGACGAGGATGTGCTGCAAATCACGCCCGATACGCAGACGCTGCCCCTGGCTCAGCACTTTTTCGATTACATCGGGCTGGCTATTCCGATGAAGAAGCTGCACCCGCGCTTCCAGGACGAGCCCGACGAAAACCCCGACGCCGACGCCAAGCTCATCTACTCGACGGGCAATGCGTCCGACGACGACGATGACGACGAGGATGCCGGCGACCCACGCTGGAACGCGCTGCGCAACCTCAACTAG
- the accC gene encoding acetyl-CoA carboxylase biotin carboxylase subunit — protein MFKKILIANRGEIALRVIRTCREMGIKTVAVYSTADKESLHVRFADEAVCIGPAPSRDSYLNIPNLIAAAEITNADAIHPGYGFLSENAEFSRICRENGIKFIGASPEMINSMGDKASAKDTMKKAGVPTIPGSDGLLDSLEQGKKVALEIKYPVILKATAGGGGRGMRIIKSEEEFEKAWNDARTEAKAAFGNDGVYLEKFVEEPRHIEIQVAGDQFGTVCHLSERDCSIQRRHQKLVEEAPSPFMTPELREKMGQAAIAGAASIGYEGVGTIEFLVDKNRDFYFMEMNTRIQVEHPVTEEVINFDLIKEQIKVAAGIPISGKNYMPKLHAMECRINAEDPTKDFRPSPGKITVLHIPGGHGVRVDTHVYAGYQIPPNYDSMIAKLITVAQTREECVVKMKRALSEFVVEGIKTTIPFHLKLMDNEDFKAGNFTTKFLESFDFSTL, from the coding sequence GTGTTCAAGAAAATACTCATTGCCAACCGCGGCGAAATTGCGCTTCGCGTAATTCGCACCTGCCGCGAAATGGGCATCAAGACGGTGGCTGTTTACTCGACCGCCGATAAGGAAAGCCTGCACGTGCGCTTCGCCGACGAAGCCGTGTGCATCGGGCCGGCGCCCTCGCGCGACTCGTACCTGAACATTCCGAACCTGATTGCCGCCGCCGAAATCACGAACGCCGATGCCATTCACCCGGGCTACGGCTTCTTGTCGGAAAACGCGGAGTTCTCGCGCATCTGCCGCGAAAACGGCATCAAGTTCATCGGGGCCTCGCCGGAGATGATCAACTCCATGGGCGACAAAGCCTCGGCTAAGGACACGATGAAGAAGGCCGGCGTACCCACCATTCCGGGTTCCGATGGCCTGCTCGATTCGCTGGAGCAAGGCAAAAAGGTAGCGCTCGAAATCAAGTACCCGGTTATCCTGAAGGCTACGGCCGGCGGCGGTGGGCGCGGCATGCGCATCATCAAGAGCGAAGAGGAGTTCGAGAAAGCCTGGAACGACGCCCGCACCGAAGCCAAAGCCGCGTTCGGCAACGACGGCGTGTACCTGGAGAAGTTTGTGGAGGAACCCCGCCACATCGAAATCCAAGTCGCCGGCGACCAGTTTGGCACTGTGTGCCACCTTTCGGAGCGCGACTGCTCCATTCAGCGCCGCCACCAGAAGCTGGTTGAAGAAGCGCCTTCGCCCTTCATGACGCCGGAGCTGCGCGAGAAAATGGGCCAGGCCGCCATTGCCGGCGCTGCCTCTATCGGCTACGAAGGCGTGGGCACCATCGAGTTCCTGGTTGACAAGAACCGCGACTTCTACTTCATGGAGATGAACACCCGCATTCAGGTGGAGCACCCCGTGACGGAAGAGGTAATCAACTTCGACCTCATCAAGGAGCAAATCAAGGTAGCGGCCGGTATTCCGATTTCGGGCAAAAACTACATGCCCAAGCTGCACGCCATGGAGTGCCGCATCAACGCCGAAGACCCCACGAAGGACTTCCGCCCTTCGCCCGGCAAAATCACGGTGCTGCACATCCCCGGCGGCCACGGCGTGCGCGTGGATACCCACGTGTATGCGGGCTACCAGATTCCGCCGAACTACGACTCGATGATTGCCAAGCTCATCACCGTGGCGCAAACTCGCGAGGAGTGCGTGGTGAAAATGAAGCGCGCCCTGTCGGAGTTCGTGGTGGAAGGCATCAAAACCACCATTCCCTTCCACCTGAAGCTGATGGACAACGAGGATTTCAAGGCCGGTAACTTCACCACGAAGTTCCTGGAGTCGTTTGACTTCTCGACGCTGTAA
- a CDS encoding NAD(P)-dependent oxidoreductase, producing MIRCLVIDEMHSSLKSLLREVGVQIDYEPDLLPAEVPAALAEKPYEGLIVRSKVRVTAELLRHGKHLRFVARAGAGVDNIDVAALEAAGISLINAPEGNSQAVGEFAVGLLLSLLRKVASADVEVRRGEWQREANRGYELQARTVGIIGCGHMGRSFARCLRGFGCEVLGYDNDPAVQPTDYLPLVSLEELQQRCDVLSAHIPYSAANHNFINEALLRGFRRPLWLLNTARGEVLDHAALVQLLREGKLRGAALDVLENERLGALKPEQQARFEYLRKASNVVLTPHVGGWTHESYHRINDVLARKIEAFLRSA from the coding sequence GTGATACGTTGCCTGGTAATTGATGAAATGCATTCCTCGCTTAAAAGCCTGTTGCGCGAGGTAGGAGTGCAGATCGATTACGAACCCGATTTATTGCCCGCCGAGGTGCCCGCTGCCTTGGCCGAAAAGCCCTACGAAGGGCTGATTGTGCGCTCCAAGGTGCGCGTGACGGCCGAGCTGCTGCGCCACGGCAAACACCTGCGCTTCGTGGCCCGGGCCGGCGCCGGCGTCGACAACATCGACGTGGCGGCGTTGGAGGCGGCCGGCATCTCGCTCATCAACGCCCCCGAAGGCAACTCCCAGGCCGTGGGCGAGTTTGCGGTGGGTTTGCTGCTGAGCCTGCTGCGCAAAGTAGCCTCGGCCGATGTGGAGGTGCGCCGCGGCGAGTGGCAGCGCGAAGCCAACCGCGGCTACGAGCTGCAGGCCCGCACCGTAGGCATTATCGGCTGCGGGCACATGGGGCGCAGCTTTGCGCGCTGCCTGCGCGGGTTTGGCTGCGAGGTGCTGGGCTACGACAACGACCCCGCCGTGCAGCCCACCGACTACCTGCCGTTGGTTTCGCTCGAGGAGCTGCAGCAGCGTTGCGACGTGCTGAGCGCGCACATCCCGTACTCGGCGGCCAACCACAACTTCATCAACGAAGCGTTGCTGCGCGGTTTCCGGCGGCCCTTGTGGTTGCTGAACACGGCCCGCGGCGAAGTGCTCGACCACGCCGCCCTGGTGCAGCTGCTGCGCGAAGGCAAGCTGCGCGGCGCCGCCCTCGATGTGCTCGAAAACGAACGCCTGGGTGCGCTCAAGCCCGAGCAGCAGGCCCGCTTCGAGTACCTGCGCAAGGCCAGCAACGTGGTGCTCACGCCGCACGTAGGCGGCTGGACGCACGAGTCGTACCACCGCATCAACGACGTGCTGGCGCGCAAAATTGAGGCGTTCCTGCGCAGCGCGTAG
- a CDS encoding leucyl aminopeptidase family protein — MPLHLATAAALPQGTADVVLILPAGTKALPSQAPELPEAALTYANAQLAADEKLFAVNLYTHRVYVVVAADKKTADLNAEQLRRSGNQLHAKLKTARVKELHILNLSADKQAALSLAEGLYLTAYQFEGYKTDEKSKQAPELFRVVLVNEEETKVRELENLLLGVTLARDLVNMPQNKLTATMFAEQMAAAGEDAGYHTEILDQARIEALRMGGLLAVNQGSPEPPTFTIMEWKPEGARNEKPFVLVGKGVVFDTGGLSLKPTPASMDMMKCDMAGAAAMTGVMYALAKNQVPLHVIALVPATDNRPGGPAYAPGDVLTMHSGLTVEVLNTDAEGRLILADALHFAKKYEPQLVIDAATLTGSAARAIGKEGIVAMGTADEDVMRELAAAGRRTHERIVEFPLWDEYAEHIKSDIADINNLGKAEAGAISAGKFLERFTEGYPWIHLDIAGPAFLTAPDSYRGKNGTGTAVRLLYSFLTSRL; from the coding sequence ATGCCACTACACCTCGCCACCGCTGCTGCGCTGCCCCAGGGCACTGCCGACGTTGTTCTGATTTTGCCCGCTGGCACCAAAGCCCTGCCGAGCCAAGCCCCTGAACTACCCGAAGCCGCCCTTACCTACGCCAACGCGCAGCTTGCTGCCGATGAAAAGCTATTTGCGGTGAACCTCTACACCCACCGGGTGTACGTGGTAGTGGCAGCCGATAAGAAAACCGCCGACCTCAACGCCGAACAACTGCGCCGTAGCGGCAACCAGCTGCACGCCAAGCTAAAAACCGCTCGCGTAAAGGAGCTGCACATCCTCAACCTCTCGGCCGATAAGCAAGCCGCCTTGTCGTTGGCCGAGGGCTTGTACCTCACGGCGTATCAGTTTGAGGGCTACAAAACCGACGAGAAATCGAAGCAAGCGCCCGAGTTGTTCCGGGTGGTGCTGGTGAACGAGGAGGAAACCAAGGTGCGCGAGCTGGAGAACCTGCTCCTGGGTGTTACGCTTGCCCGCGACCTCGTGAACATGCCGCAGAATAAGCTCACGGCTACCATGTTTGCCGAGCAAATGGCCGCCGCGGGCGAAGACGCCGGCTACCACACCGAAATCCTCGACCAGGCTCGCATCGAAGCGCTGCGCATGGGTGGTTTGCTGGCCGTAAACCAAGGCAGCCCCGAGCCGCCCACTTTCACCATTATGGAGTGGAAGCCCGAGGGTGCCCGCAACGAAAAGCCTTTCGTGCTGGTGGGCAAAGGCGTGGTGTTCGATACGGGTGGCCTGAGCCTGAAGCCCACGCCCGCTTCGATGGACATGATGAAGTGCGATATGGCCGGCGCCGCTGCCATGACGGGCGTAATGTATGCCTTGGCCAAAAACCAGGTGCCGCTGCACGTAATTGCCCTCGTACCCGCTACCGACAACCGCCCCGGCGGCCCCGCCTACGCCCCCGGCGACGTGCTCACGATGCACAGCGGGCTCACAGTAGAAGTGCTCAACACCGATGCCGAAGGCCGCCTGATTTTGGCCGATGCGCTGCACTTCGCCAAGAAATACGAGCCCCAACTCGTAATCGACGCAGCTACGCTTACGGGCTCCGCGGCCCGGGCTATCGGCAAGGAAGGCATTGTAGCTATGGGCACTGCCGATGAAGACGTAATGCGCGAGCTGGCTGCCGCAGGCCGCCGCACGCACGAGCGCATTGTGGAGTTCCCGCTGTGGGACGAGTACGCCGAGCACATCAAGAGCGATATTGCCGACATCAACAACCTGGGCAAAGCCGAAGCCGGCGCCATTTCGGCCGGCAAGTTCCTCGAGCGCTTTACCGAAGGCTACCCCTGGATTCACCTCGACATTGCCGGCCCCGCTTTCCTCACCGCCCCCGACTCGTACCGCGGTAAAAACGGCACCGGCACGGCCGTGCGGCTGTTGTACTCATTCCTGACGAGCCGCCTGTAG
- the rpmF gene encoding 50S ribosomal protein L32: MAHPKRRVSAVRRDKRRTHYKLDAKAVSVCQTTGELHLRHRAYVVDGDLYLNGKIAVKNYAPVASAAASTDEE, from the coding sequence ATGGCACACCCCAAACGACGCGTCTCCGCCGTTCGCCGCGACAAGCGTCGCACCCACTACAAACTCGACGCTAAAGCAGTTTCTGTTTGCCAAACCACTGGCGAACTGCACCTGCGCCACCGCGCTTACGTAGTGGACGGTGACCTGTACCTCAACGGTAAAATCGCGGTTAAGAACTACGCTCCCGTAGCTTCGGCCGCCGCTTCAACCGACGAGGAATAA
- the accB gene encoding acetyl-CoA carboxylase biotin carboxyl carrier protein, with protein sequence MKAKELQELIDFIAKSGLNKVNIETEEFKISVQREPNTKVLSVGGAPAQHAPAPAAAPAPQAAPVAAPAPQAAAPAAAPAEAPAASNTVALKAPMIGTFYRSSSPDNPPFVGVGDVVEQGQVICIIEAMKLFNEIEAEQRGRIVKVMVDNASPVEYDQPLFLIEPM encoded by the coding sequence ATGAAAGCCAAAGAACTGCAAGAGCTGATCGACTTCATCGCGAAGTCGGGTCTGAACAAAGTCAACATCGAAACCGAGGAGTTTAAAATCTCGGTACAGCGCGAGCCCAACACCAAAGTGCTGAGCGTAGGCGGCGCCCCCGCGCAGCATGCCCCCGCCCCGGCTGCGGCACCGGCTCCGCAGGCTGCTCCGGTAGCCGCTCCGGCCCCACAGGCGGCCGCTCCGGCCGCTGCGCCCGCCGAGGCTCCGGCCGCCAGCAACACCGTAGCGCTGAAGGCCCCGATGATTGGCACGTTCTACCGCTCGAGCAGCCCCGACAACCCGCCTTTCGTAGGCGTGGGCGACGTGGTAGAGCAGGGTCAGGTGATTTGTATCATCGAAGCCATGAAGCTCTTCAACGAGATTGAAGCCGAGCAACGCGGCCGCATCGTGAAAGTAATGGTCGACAACGCTTCGCCCGTGGAGTACGACCAGCCGCTGTTCCTCATCGAGCCGATGTAA
- the plsX gene encoding phosphate acyltransferase PlsX codes for MKIALDAMGGDFAPQAAVDGAVLAAAKLAGKAHIVLIGQEEAVRPLLEAHGEAAAALELVNASQIIQMGEHPAKAYQQKQDSSIAVGYRMLHAGEVEAFCSAGNTGAMLVGAMFSVKPVPGVLRPAIANFVPKEHGGFGIMLDVGANAECKPEMLEQFGELGSLYAQYVLGIEKPTVGLMNLGEEEGKGTTLTQQAHQLLKVNPHIHFIGNIEGRDLFNDKADVIVCDGFTGNVVLKMAESVYELLADRNMHDPFFDKFNYESVGGSPILGINDNAIIGHGVSTPLAICNMLLQGYQMAHSGIAEQIKSTFKS; via the coding sequence ATGAAAATAGCCCTCGACGCAATGGGGGGCGACTTCGCCCCTCAAGCTGCCGTGGACGGCGCCGTACTGGCCGCTGCAAAGCTGGCCGGCAAGGCCCATATCGTGCTCATTGGCCAGGAAGAGGCCGTGCGGCCCTTATTGGAGGCCCACGGCGAAGCCGCTGCCGCACTGGAGCTGGTAAACGCCTCCCAAATCATCCAGATGGGTGAGCACCCGGCCAAAGCCTACCAACAAAAGCAGGACTCGAGCATTGCCGTAGGTTACCGGATGCTGCACGCCGGCGAGGTAGAGGCTTTTTGCTCGGCTGGCAACACGGGCGCAATGCTGGTGGGCGCCATGTTCAGCGTTAAGCCCGTACCCGGTGTACTGCGCCCCGCCATTGCCAACTTCGTTCCGAAGGAGCACGGCGGCTTTGGCATTATGCTCGACGTAGGTGCCAACGCCGAATGCAAGCCCGAAATGCTGGAGCAATTCGGCGAGCTAGGTTCGCTGTATGCGCAGTACGTGCTGGGTATTGAGAAGCCCACCGTGGGCCTCATGAACCTAGGCGAGGAAGAAGGCAAAGGCACTACCCTCACGCAGCAGGCGCACCAGCTGCTGAAAGTAAACCCCCACATTCACTTTATCGGCAACATCGAAGGACGCGACCTGTTCAACGACAAAGCCGACGTGATTGTGTGCGACGGTTTCACGGGCAACGTTGTGCTGAAAATGGCCGAGTCGGTGTACGAGTTGCTGGCTGACCGCAACATGCACGACCCCTTCTTCGACAAGTTTAATTACGAGTCGGTAGGCGGGTCGCCCATTCTGGGTATCAACGACAACGCTATTATTGGCCACGGCGTAAGCACGCCCTTGGCCATTTGCAACATGCTGCTGCAAGGCTACCAAATGGCCCACTCGGGCATTGCCGAGCAAATCAAGAGCACGTTCAAATCGTAA
- the pdxA gene encoding 4-hydroxythreonine-4-phosphate dehydrogenase PdxA gives MLPRIGISTGDLAGIGPEIIYRTLQDARILRFCTPVVYGTAATLFDDFPQDKNHTPLAFRQVREAADIVAGKINAVTCWDEDFALTPGQPTEASGRAARLSLIAAANDLKAGLIDALVTAPISKDNTQGEGFNFPGHTEFLAHHFSTNNDSLMFLVADNLRVATATGHIPLKDVPTRLTAEVLTGKLRMLLHSLRQDFGIQKPRVAVLGLNPHAGENGLLGREEQDLVQPVIQQFLNEGQLVYGPYPADGFFGTRQYQQFDATLALYHDQGLIPFKTIAFERGVNFTAGLPVVRTSPDHGTAYGLAGKFAADPTSFREALYLACDLVRNRAADKQLATK, from the coding sequence ATGCTTCCCCGCATTGGCATTAGTACCGGCGACCTGGCCGGCATCGGTCCGGAAATCATCTACCGCACGCTGCAGGATGCGCGCATCCTGCGTTTCTGCACGCCGGTAGTGTACGGCACGGCCGCTACGCTTTTCGACGATTTTCCGCAGGATAAAAACCACACCCCGCTGGCTTTCCGCCAGGTGCGCGAGGCGGCCGACATCGTGGCCGGCAAGATAAACGCCGTTACCTGCTGGGACGAAGATTTTGCGCTGACGCCCGGCCAACCCACCGAAGCTTCGGGCCGGGCCGCTCGTCTATCGCTGATTGCTGCGGCCAACGACTTGAAGGCCGGACTGATCGATGCATTGGTTACCGCCCCGATCAGCAAAGACAACACCCAGGGCGAAGGCTTCAACTTCCCGGGCCACACCGAGTTTCTGGCGCACCACTTCAGCACCAACAACGACAGCCTGATGTTTTTGGTGGCCGACAACCTGCGCGTAGCTACCGCTACCGGCCACATTCCGCTGAAGGATGTCCCTACCCGCCTTACCGCCGAGGTGCTCACCGGCAAGCTGCGGATGTTGCTGCATTCGCTGCGCCAGGATTTCGGTATTCAGAAACCTAGGGTAGCCGTGCTGGGCCTGAACCCCCACGCCGGCGAAAACGGCTTGCTTGGCCGCGAGGAGCAGGATTTGGTGCAGCCGGTAATTCAGCAGTTTCTCAACGAGGGCCAGCTGGTGTACGGCCCCTACCCGGCCGATGGCTTCTTCGGCACGCGGCAGTACCAGCAGTTCGATGCCACGTTGGCGCTCTACCACGACCAAGGGCTCATCCCGTTCAAAACCATTGCCTTCGAACGTGGGGTGAATTTTACGGCGGGCTTGCCCGTGGTTCGCACCTCGCCCGACCATGGCACGGCGTACGGACTGGCCGGCAAATTCGCGGCCGATCCTACTTCCTTCCGCGAAGCGCTGTACCTGGCCTGCGACCTGGTGCGTAACCGCGCGGCCGATAAGCAGTTAGCCACCAAGTAA
- a CDS encoding helix-turn-helix domain-containing protein — MHSERLSALGGHCFFLSIYFSMTLNNPSEYKAALRRLDALVAAGFEGNEALEAEFRELVVAIDAYEDQLGLMPIPTLPATLADMIELKRQQMRLKQKELAELLEVPAGRLSQILSGKRRVTLDLAKKLYERLGISPEFILKKA, encoded by the coding sequence TTGCATTCGGAAAGACTGAGTGCCCTAGGTGGTCATTGCTTCTTTCTCTCGATTTACTTTTCCATGACGCTCAACAACCCTTCAGAATACAAAGCTGCGCTGCGTCGGCTCGACGCTTTGGTAGCAGCCGGTTTTGAGGGCAACGAGGCCTTGGAAGCAGAATTTCGGGAGCTGGTAGTTGCCATCGACGCGTACGAAGACCAGCTTGGCCTGATGCCAATTCCTACTCTGCCCGCCACCCTAGCCGACATGATCGAGCTGAAGCGGCAGCAGATGCGGCTAAAGCAAAAGGAGCTGGCCGAGCTCTTGGAAGTGCCTGCCGGGCGCTTGTCGCAGATTCTCAGCGGCAAACGCCGCGTAACGCTCGACCTCGCCAAGAAGCTCTACGAACGCCTTGGAATCAGCCCCGAGTTCATTCTCAAGAAGGCCTGA
- the efp gene encoding elongation factor P translates to MATTADFRNGLVLNYNGDLHVITEFQHVKPGKGPAFVRTKMRNIKTGKVIDNTFNAGVKVETARVEQRPHQFLYKDDYGYNFMDNSSFEQVTLPEAMVPFADLMKEGQEVTILFHAETEQPLTAELPAFVELVVTYTEPGLRGDTATNTLKPAIVETGARIQVPLFIDQDQKIRVDTRDYTYVERVK, encoded by the coding sequence ATGGCAACCACCGCGGATTTTCGCAATGGTCTCGTTCTTAACTACAACGGCGACCTGCACGTCATCACGGAATTCCAGCACGTAAAGCCGGGCAAAGGCCCTGCTTTTGTGCGCACCAAAATGCGCAACATCAAAACCGGTAAGGTTATCGACAACACCTTTAACGCAGGTGTAAAAGTTGAAACCGCCCGCGTAGAGCAGCGCCCCCACCAATTCCTGTACAAAGACGACTACGGTTACAACTTCATGGACAACAGCAGCTTTGAGCAGGTAACCCTGCCCGAAGCCATGGTGCCGTTTGCCGACCTGATGAAGGAAGGCCAGGAAGTAACCATCCTGTTCCACGCCGAAACCGAACAGCCCCTCACGGCCGAACTACCCGCTTTTGTTGAGCTGGTGGTTACCTACACCGAGCCGGGCCTGCGCGGCGACACGGCTACCAACACCCTGAAGCCGGCCATCGTGGAAACGGGCGCCCGCATCCAGGTACCGCTGTTCATCGATCAAGACCAGAAAATCCGCGTCGACACCCGCGACTACACTTATGTCGAAAGAGTCAAATAA
- a CDS encoding beta-ketoacyl-ACP synthase III gives MKLTAAITGVGAYVPDYVLTNKELETLVETNDEWIQSRTGISERRILKGENQGTSVMGIKAVEQLLQKTGTRPEDIDLLICATTTPDLVFPATANIISAAVGLSKAFSFDMQAACSGFLFALATGASFIKAGTYRKVIVVGADKMSSIVDYSDRATCIIFGDGAGAVLLEPNTDGLGLLDQELHSDGSGEPFLHQKAGGSRRPPSAETVANREHFVYQEGATVYKFAVKGMADVAAQVAERNSLTPDTIDWLVPHQANKRIIDATAQRVGIGADKVMLNIQKYGNTTNATIPLCLADYESQLRKGNNLIFAAFGGGFTWGSLYLKWAYDPKPDPQNA, from the coding sequence ATGAAGCTGACCGCTGCCATCACCGGCGTAGGCGCCTACGTACCCGATTACGTCCTGACCAACAAGGAGCTCGAAACCCTTGTTGAGACGAACGACGAATGGATTCAATCCCGTACGGGCATCTCCGAACGTCGCATCCTGAAAGGTGAAAACCAAGGCACCTCGGTGATGGGCATCAAAGCCGTTGAGCAGTTGCTGCAAAAAACCGGCACCCGTCCCGAGGATATTGACCTGCTGATTTGCGCCACCACCACCCCCGACCTAGTGTTTCCGGCAACGGCCAACATCATTTCGGCGGCCGTAGGCCTCAGCAAAGCCTTCAGCTTCGATATGCAGGCGGCCTGCTCGGGCTTCCTGTTCGCCCTGGCCACCGGCGCTTCGTTCATCAAGGCCGGTACCTACCGTAAGGTAATTGTGGTAGGCGCCGACAAGATGTCGAGCATCGTCGACTACTCCGACCGCGCCACCTGCATCATCTTCGGCGACGGCGCCGGGGCCGTGCTCCTCGAACCAAATACCGACGGCCTAGGTCTGCTCGATCAGGAACTGCACTCCGATGGTTCGGGTGAGCCGTTCCTGCACCAGAAAGCCGGTGGCTCGCGCCGTCCGCCGTCTGCCGAAACTGTTGCCAACCGTGAGCATTTCGTGTACCAGGAAGGCGCAACGGTTTACAAGTTCGCCGTGAAAGGCATGGCCGATGTTGCCGCCCAGGTGGCCGAGCGCAACAGCCTCACCCCCGATACCATCGATTGGCTGGTGCCACACCAGGCCAACAAGCGCATCATTGATGCCACGGCGCAGCGCGTAGGCATCGGGGCCGATAAGGTGATGCTGAACATTCAGAAGTACGGCAACACCACCAACGCCACCATTCCGCTGTGCCTGGCCGATTACGAAAGCCAGTTGCGCAAAGGAAACAACCTGATTTTCGCGGCGTTTGGGGGCGGCTTCACCTGGGGCTCGTTGTACCTGAAATGGGCCTACGACCCCAAGCCCGATCCACAGAACGCCTGA
- the greA gene encoding transcription elongation factor GreA has product MAVNYYTPEGLQRLKDELQDLKIRGRAEAARQLAEARDKGDLSENAEYDAAKEAQGHLELKISKLEEVIGNARILDETNLDTSKVLIMSKVKLKNLKNNAVLDYVLVAEEEANLAAGKISVKSPIGKGLLGKSAGDVAEITVPAGKLHFEILEVSR; this is encoded by the coding sequence ATGGCTGTCAACTATTATACCCCCGAAGGCTTGCAAAGGCTGAAGGATGAACTGCAGGATCTGAAAATCCGCGGCCGGGCCGAGGCAGCCCGCCAGCTGGCGGAAGCACGCGACAAAGGTGACCTGAGCGAAAACGCGGAGTACGACGCGGCCAAAGAAGCCCAAGGCCACCTCGAGCTGAAGATTTCGAAGTTGGAGGAGGTTATCGGCAACGCCCGCATCCTCGACGAAACCAACCTCGATACCAGCAAGGTGCTCATCATGAGCAAAGTGAAGCTGAAGAACCTCAAGAACAACGCCGTGCTCGACTACGTGCTGGTTGCTGAAGAGGAAGCTAACCTGGCCGCTGGTAAAATCTCGGTGAAGTCGCCGATTGGCAAAGGTTTGCTGGGCAAATCGGCCGGCGACGTGGCCGAAATCACCGTGCCCGCC